A single window of Melospiza georgiana isolate bMelGeo1 chromosome 19, bMelGeo1.pri, whole genome shotgun sequence DNA harbors:
- the LOC131091578 gene encoding uroplakin-3b-like protein 1 has translation MIPLLLLLLPAAHGIVELGTKPALTQDLEGVTTATTFVLEQPRCIFGNFSKAVIWLVVALDKDASAFNNSAEPGTPETAFQSFPNTVGAYMTLNATLASYPCPKPAGDITVLRVGSETSCATDVSRPTCNGPLPGPGPYRVKFLALEGSVPVAETDWSAAITLRTAKPLSSISTAGSGHSAGMIAITAILSILLAILLAALVAMLFSCGSDSCGSSTFSKPESVSVRRYNTHHVYDQAAARL, from the exons ATGatcccgctgctgctgctgctcctgcccgcCGCCCACGGCATCG TCGAGCTGGGGACCAAGCCAGCCCTGACCCAGGATCTGGAGGGGGTGACAACCGCCACCACCTTCGTGCTGGAGCAGCCCCGCTGCATCTTCGGGAACTTCAGCAAGGCCGTCATCTGGCTGGTGGTGGCCCTGGACAAGG atgCATCCGCCTTCAACAACAGCGCGGAGCCGGGGACTCCCGAGACCGCGTTCCAGAGCTTCCCTAACACCGTCGGTGCCTACATGACCCTGAACGCCACCCTGGCCAGCTACCCCTGCCCCAAACCCGCCGGGGACATCACGGTGCTGCGGGTGGGCAGCGAGACGAGCTGTGCCACCGATGTGTCGCGACCCACGTGCAATGgccccctgcccggccccgggccCTACCG GGTGAAGTTCCTGGCCCTGGAGGGCTCTGTGCCCGTGGCCGAGACAGACTGGTCGGCGGCCATCACGCTGAGGACAG CCAAACCACTCAGCAGCATCTCCACGGCGGGCAGCGGGCACAGCGCCGGCATGATCGCCATCACCGccatcctctccatcctcctcgCCATCCTGCTGGCCGCGCTGGTGGCCATGCTCTTCTCCTGCGG ctcgGACTCGTGCGGCAGCAGCACCTTCAGCAAGCCCGAGTCGGTGTCGGTGCGGCGCTACAACACCCACCACGTCTATGACCAGGCGGCCGCCCGGCTCTGA